The Zingiber officinale cultivar Zhangliang chromosome 2A, Zo_v1.1, whole genome shotgun sequence genomic sequence cccttttgaGGCGGCAagagggagggtgaattgccctacaaaataaaaccaaaacccttctcggatattcaactaacttaaaagaacttgtaattaaaaaggcggagactaattaaaaagtaaaatagacacagaggaattacttggtttgcaatcgaggattgctaatccaaggcaaagaaggcgcactaattgattctcctctgggcggcttcattgaaagcacagaaagaaataacacaaatgaaagcactggattacaagtagttgttcttcattaataattgcttctggaccaaggctatatttatagtcttggtccgagcgcctggaagggttccgggcaccctggggggataaattttatcccccaacggtcggatcgagtcaaaactcgatcctgttgaaaagtcgattccgggcgcccggaagggttccgggcgccccggtcggttccgggctcccggaagggttccgggcgccccggtcggttccgagcgcccggaatggttccgggtgcccggaatggttccgggcgcccggagccctaaggtcaacataggttaacttttcgactccggttcagctcgtctcgatccagctcatctcggtccgggtctgttcgctccggctccgtttgcttgggtgatctcggccttccggaatatggctcacccaaacccatgttccggccttctactcgagcagccttccttcccagtttctcgtccctcgaacgccgcgcacgttcttctcgtccgccggtgtactcttcggcggtcacctcgtccctcggacgcaccgagcccgtcggctctctccccgtgccgtccttctcgttagccgcgtcttccgctcgacttcctgtgttcctaagctcctgcacacttagacacaagggttaaacaaacgcaggacctaacttagcttgtttgatcacatcaaaacaccttggggttccaacactaaatTCCTCCACACTTGATATACTTATCGGAAGCATACAAATATCTAATTTAAACTATATTGCTAACACATTATAACAACAACCAATCCTTGACTATCATCTTTTTATAATTGTCAATCAAATCTTCTTTTGGTCTTTCAGCATCACATTTGCAACATTACTAACAACTAATGAATCATGTATGATCACACTACACAATTATAGATTATTATTTTCCATTCAGAACTAACTAAACATATTAACAGAATTAATCACTGAATTCAGCATTTTCTGAGTCAAAAATCTATAATTTCACTACACTATTTTTCCTGAAACACCTTTACCAATCTGCAAGACTGGTAAATCCAGATACAGTACACTCAATATATCATAGGTATTAATATTATCATCCCCTCATGATCAATGCAGCCATCAGATGAGCAGCCATCATGGACTTCTTGTTTAAGGAATGAACAAAAAAGATATTCCCATTGACAGCACCAATAGGCTTCAGATCTCTTAATTTGATGAAAATCTGCATTGAACCATATCCAAGCTCAGTAACATAGGCTCAAATCAACATGCTGGGTGATCGCTATCGATGGCGCAATGCATATATTTAACTCCTCCAaatgctgctcgaggagaaggttgatTTGGACAAGTTTCAGTTCTTCTGAGAAACTTATGAAAGGACTATTGGCACCTTAGTTTGCCACAAGACAATGCTTCATGTACAAAATCATTTGGTTGCAAACCAGAAGTTACCATTTTACTTAGCAAAATCTCTGCCTCGTGCCACTTTCTATCCTTGCAAAGAATTCGAATTGCTAAACCATAGCTCGCAAGATTGGGAGTCATTCCCTTTGATATCATGTCACTGATCAACCTTAGAGCCTTGTAGGAACTGCCTTCTCTGCCGTACCCATATACCATCATGTCATAAGTTGCATCGGTTGGTCTTAACCCTTTGTCGTTCATCGAATCAAACAATTTCCGAGCATCCTTCATATTGGCTTGCATGCACAAACCATGTATTAGAACAGCATATGTGTAGGCATCTGCTTTCAAGCCTGCTCTCTCCATTGATTCATACATCTGAAAGGCCCTCTCTGTATCATTTGCTCTAGCAAAAGCATCAATGAGGATGTTGTAAGTGACAAGCGTCGGAGCTAATCCCCTAAGCTTCATGTCCTCATAAGCATTTGCTACTCCGATCAGGTCGCCTGCTCGAGAATATCCATTGATGAGCACATTGTAAGTTACGACACTCGGCGAGCAACCACTTTTCTTCATCTGATTCATTAAACTTGTAGCTTTCGAACACTGCCCTGCTTTAAAGTAACCATCTATGAGAAGGTTATAAGTAACCAAACTCGGTCGCAATCCATCGGCTTTCAATTTAATGAACAAGTTTCCAGCATCCTTTACCTTGCTTTGCTTGCAAAACCCACCAATCAAGGTGTTATACGTCACGATGTTTGGCAGAATTCCCTTCTGAGACATTTCATCGAACAGTTGGAACGCCAGGCAGAAGTCTTGCCCCCTGCAGCACTCCGATATCAAAACGTTGTAAGTGTAGAGATTGGGGCAGACTCCGCTCTGCTTCATCTCCTCGTACATCTCGAAACCAGAAGTAGGGAATCCGTTCCTAAAGCAGCCGCTGATCATGACGGTGTAAGTGAACTCGTTGGGGGACACGCCCCGGCCTTTCATCCGGTCGAACAATCGCTTCGCGGCATCAAAGCTGCCTCTTTTACAGCACCCGTCGATCAAGCTGGTATAGATGACCACACTGGAAGCCTCGGCGCCTGCCTCGAACTCGTCCAGCAAAATGGAAGCTTCGTCGAAGAGCCCGGCGTCGCAGAGGCCGCGGATCATGACGGCGAAGCTGTGTTCGTCGAGAGGCATCCGGGTCCTAGCTTCGCGAAAGAGTGAGGAGGCCGTGTGGAGGAGGTCCGCATCgaggaggaggcggcggaggAGGCGGTTGAAGGTGGCGGGATGAGGGGTGAGGCCGCGGCGGAGCATGTGGTGGAGGTAGAGTGCGGCCGGGCGAGGATCGTGGGATGGGTCTTGGTAGTCGACGAGGTGGCGGAGGACGAGGGCGGAGGTGGAAGGGTCGAAGATCGGATAGGTTTTGATGAGCTGTTGGAGAAGGACGAAGGGCTTACGGGCCGTAGCCATCCTCGACAGAGAAGAGAAGATTTGAAGAACTGAGCCTGGTTCATATATTATATACCTGGGCAAAATATCAAGGACGCCCCTTTTGTTTTTGAAATCATCCtcccattttaattttttatcaaaaatgttCCACCATTCCATatacaatatatcaaataaaaTCTCATTCAGATATCTACAATTATTATCTAATGTAAGCTATAATGACCTAGTtttatatcaaaaaaaaatatcatttaaatttttttttaaagactcAGAAGAATTTTACTCCTCTTTATTAAGATTATTTTTCATACTTAACagtaataaattataattttataattgtaaCAGTTACAAAGTCGTAACTACTACAACATACTTCAACTCATAATTTAGACAAGAGATATAAGGAGAATAATAATGGAAACAAAATTAGAGGATAATTGTATCATTTCATATCGAGTGAGACActcttttataaaaaattaaaatgagatGTCCTTTTGacgatttaaaaaataaagacatACTTTTGCCCTAAATACATCTAGACCCAATCGCGTGAGCCCGAAATTGGGTCAACGGGACACAATTCCCTGGTATATatgaaaatttgttttaaaaaaaaacttattaccCTTACCAACTAAGCTAtaacatattaatatttttatttattagttaattatttaatatatatgttttttttgctATATCACTATTTTTAATAGTTAAAAGAAAAGTAAGAGTAAAAAAGTAATATGTAATAGTTTATTTATACTAGCGtgtgatttaaaatttaaagagaaAGATTAACAATAATTTTCGATAATTCTAATCgttggaagagaggaggagagcttcttagttttttttttttaactgttCATACGGATGATATTTATGATACTCTTATAAAATCATCATAGAGGATACTCCAAGACCTTCTTTATATTTGTTTTATAAATTTatagttttttaaatattttttaaaataataataattttaaactatGACTAACCATGAATCAGTTATTTCGAACCATAAATTATAACTATCTTAGATGGTTAATGattctgtctgagaagcttgataaaatggaaagctGAGGAGAGAATTTACTGTTAATGAAGAAGAACACATGAGAACtcccgatccgagaaaaccaaagcggttCCGGAAGAATAAAGTCATCGAACACCCTCCTTATACGAAGACCCAAGGAcgagagaccaaccaacactattgtcagtgacctaagaccggggtgggaatccctggctaggccctccgacgctcaagtcagtgatctctcttagtgtggaaggaagaaaaaaaataaacagtgattgaaattagggtttgtaaTGGATAGTTGTGAGTGTGGTGAGCGCATACCTGgccaacagagaggattcccctttttataccagtTCATATAACCTCcttagtcatgaagtggaccccgatttgttagagtttgttatgagatgacgtaagtcatgtacttgcagaaaataacttttaagcaatctttcttgtaccccagatgtaccttctttgtctcCTAGTGCTTGTAAAAGAGTCTAGAAgcattcttcccgccaaattagcaaacctgttatacaatcacatactacagatatcttcattaagctatttatgaatattcttgaaatatttgttctcGCCCTGTCTTATAAGCTATATGGAGATATATTTATCGTCCCTACCTGCTTACCCTATTTTTATTATGTTATAGACAGTCCGATCTTATACTATAATTTGTATCGGATgtaattgaacttaaattatgTCTGGGCGAGTTACTACTATTGTTCAACATATGTCCTAATCGTCCGATAATATACTATAGATCTTATAAGGCCTTGTATCTTTTCACACCCAGGCGATCATATAAGCCCGCTCAATGCTAATATACATCCAGATATACTAATACAAACAATCTTGGTTTATCTTTCTTAAACGTGTAAACCCGACCGATATTTGACACATCTTTCTTAAGGTCTTATactggccgatattgacctattttccttaagcatattatcccggccgatattggcctattttccttaagcatattattccggccgatattgacccatttttcttaagcatgttaccccgGATGATATTCATGTTTGCTTAATTCTGTTATCTCCTTTCTCCTCTTcaccggggacctactaaacctaacccatatcagttaAGATTAAAGATCAATCAGTTAAGAACTACCGAACCAATTGCTTCAAATCATCGAACTATCAGTCCTGAACCGTCAAATCATGATCGGATCTAATACATCACTGAATATTTCATTTCACCCCTATAATTTATCTGTATTTTAAATTATTCCATATAATTTAAAAACtagttttttaaaaacaaaaaaaaaatagtgatcAAATTGAAAATCCAAGTAGGATTAGACTAACCCAACAAATAGCTATCATCGTATTCATATGCAAGAACTTGGCTCCTTGCACAACCATCGAACCAGTGAAGATTAAATTCCACCGATTTCTATCTATTCGCACCGATATCATGTGCAAGTCCCCCTCGCACACAAGCTCCCTTCGAAGTTTTGTCTCCAGGACCATAAGGTAAAGAGCTCCGGATGGTTGCAATGATGAAGCCACCGTGCTGGCGAGTAAAGAGGCATCAATAAAGCAAGAAGTGGAGTTCTTGCCCCACTCTTCAATTGTTTCACAAAGAAAGAGTGGAAAATTGTAGGCCCTTTCACTTTAACTTCTTCCTCCCCTCTTTTGCCACAGAACAAAGGCCATGTTTCATCATTAACTCAACCTTGCACTATCTCTGGATCTTTGTCCAATGCTTGCCTTCCTATCTAGCGACCATGTTTTCGAGCACGGACCCGACTAAACCCATCGACTAGTTGGTGCGTTTTCGCGGTTAAATATATCAATTGAACCAGTCCAAAGAAAGCAACAAAAGGTAGAAAGGACTTAACTGTGTTTCCTACTAAGAAGGATCCTGTTCTTCCTTGGAATTCAGTTCCCACTACAATCTACTTTTAGTGAAACAAACCTTTGGCTTCTTGAGCTTTAGCATCTAACAGAACTAGGGatataaatgaatcaaatcgTTCGATTTTTCGAAttcgtttaatgagactcgttaagataaataaatcaaactcaaattttaCAATAGTCGAACGAGACTGATCTTATATCACTGAAGTAAACCTAAGCTCTGCTTTTGTCTATTTGCTTCACTAGTTTGACAGTTTTATACAGCTACAAAAAGCAAATTTTGTAGTTTTCTTTCAACTTGAGAAAAATAATATAAGAAATGAGATCTGAGTCTCAAACTGCTCAACAATTAAATTGACAAGTCCTATaacaaataataaattaaatagaaAAGGGAAACAGATCTTTACAGAAGTAAGAACAACGATCTCTGGAATTTACAACTCGAAGAGCAAAGGAAGATCTCTTTAAGAACAATCACATAGACAACAAATGAAGGATCTCTTGTTCATCCAAGAGTTCGAAGGCAGCAAACAAAAAACAAAGAAGCAATCTTTAGTCTTTACCCAAAGAGAAAAACGCAAATCTGATCTTGGATCACGATCTCAGTGCGCCACCGCCGCCGGATTTTGGGATCGAGGTAGCGATTGAAGAATTGATAGAGAGCAGAGAAAAAAGGAACGAGTTTTAGCAAAAAAATCTCATCTTGGATCTCGATCTCAGTGGGCCACCGCCGCCGGATTCTGGAAGGTGATGCTCCGCTGGCTGGGGAGGGCGAGCATGGCGGTGTGGTCCAAGAAGTCGTTGAGAGCGACGACGGCCTCGAGGATTCTCCGGAGGTCGTCTGCGCAGGCGAACCCGGCGGCGCCGAGGCGGCGCACGGCGTATACGTAGAAGGTGAGGGAGCCCTTCCGGAACTTGAACCGCGACATCTCGCATCCGGCGAGGCCGCGGATGAGTCGCCGGTTGACGTCGCCGAGCGGCAGGACGCGCGGCCACTGCGGGTCCACCGCCGCCCGCATCGCCTCGCTCTCGAACACGAAGATGATCACCTTCGACTTCTTGGTGCCGAGGCCGAGCGTCAGCGTGCGCCACGCGTGCTGCGCCAGGATGGTGAAGTTGGTCGGCAAAAAGGCAGCCGTCGACGGGAACGGCAGCCCCGGCCACTGCGCCAGGCACGACGGCGGGATGTCCAGCAACCGCAGCAGCTCCAGCGGCGCGGCCTGCCGCACTGTGAACGACTTCACAACGAACTGCCCGCCGAACCGGAGGCCCTTCACGTCGGCGCTGGGCTTGAAGTGGCCGTCCCCGCTCTTCGGCTTCTTCTTCTGCTCCTCCCTGTGTTTGTGCTTCTTCTTGATCTCCTCGGCGGCGGCCATGGGAGGGAGGTGGTTAATTTGGTGGCGGAATGGAAAAAGGTAGGTTTTTTAGGTGGCAGAGGAGGAAACTGGAAAGTAGAAGCATCCACTTTCTCGATGTTTTCTTTTGACTGTTACTTTTTCGGATTGGAGAtggaagaaatcagagcagatgagaaaaataaataaaaaataaaaataaaataaaaaagatgtTCTTTGCTTTTTCtcactctttttcttttctttttctttttttttctccgaATCATGTTTTATGagcatttttctttccctttatttcGAGGGCTTGCATTGACgcctaattttattattattattattattattattattattattattatttacaaaCTGATTAAATAAAGatctaattaaaaataaatagaaataagaaaACTCCTCGTCAGCCGTCTCTCTTCTCTCAAATTcccaagaaattttcaatttttttcaccCAATGCACGCCTTAAATTTAGTCGATTGGTTCTCAGTTTTATCAGTTTACTAGTTaaatcgataaaaaaaaattcaatatgagGAATCGATCGGTAAACTAATAAAAAAGGATTAACTGAAATTAATTGATAAACTGGAAGACTGAATCTTTTGGCCCACTTTTTATAGATAACTAGATAAGGGGATGGATCACAATACAATTATGATTGGATAGCGGTCACGATTCAATCGTAATTGGTTGTAATTCCTCTTTGAATTTACCTTTTCATCCAGATTATAATTTCAGTTGGGGTCGACGGTCGAATGCCGCCCTCCTTGACGTCGACAGTCCAACCACCAATCTACTGGTGGCCTCCGAAAGACTAATCGTCTACCTCGACTTAAACTATAACTTAGATAGgaaggtaaattaaaaaaaaaaaaaaaatcacaatcaACTACTATCAAATTGTGATGGATCCAACTATAAttatattataaatcatcttcttatccacaataaataaataaatgaatcagAAACTTTATTCATAAATCGGAACCAGTAAACTATCTGTTCCCATTCGATTTTTGATTTACCTAACTTTTTCACCGCCCTAGTGGACCTAAAAGATATATAACATGTGTCAAAATATCTAAAATGGGTCTTGCATATTATTTACGTCGGATGAAATGTCAGATGAGATTAGATATCTAAATCTGTATATATAATTTGTGGGTcttgagtatatatatatatatatatatatatatatatatatatatatatagttcgtTGTGAACATCTACTAACGCATATGAAATGAACTTTTGATGAGAGCATCCTATGTCTCCATGACCTATTCCGCACAAATCCTCTAAGTAATCTTTTTATCTTTAGTAGAGAGCCTTTGCACCAATATTCATAATTTGATTGTATGATTTGATTATAAGAGCATCTCCAATATAAGAAGATATGGTGATAAAGATGACCCTCTAACAAATAAgtcaaaataaagaaaatcagCTGGCGTAGAGATCAAAGTCAGATGGTTAAAATAACATGATTAGGTGGATCTAGAATCGCTAACTAGGCTAGCTGTTGACAGATCGAACCTCACATTGTCGGTTGGACGTGAAGTGTCGACCAGACCTCCAGAACCACTATCATTCACAACTTGTAGATGAGCTTTGAAGCTATATACCTTGCCCATCATCCCATCCGATCGAGTCTAAGGGTCGATCGGACATAATAAATCTCCTTGGCAAAATGAAGGGTCAAGTAAAGAACGATTTGTTGATGCATTCTGAAAGACCGAGCAAGTGATCTCTTGGTCGAGTGGCGGTCAGTCGGCCTACGGTGAGACCTAGATACCTGTCATATCACAttcttttggaagtttgtgtcaaaatgataaaaaatatcCTGACAAAaaatcatcctttagaaatttcCAACCTATTTACTCATAGAGATTTGCACTTTCGTTTAAAGAAGGTGTCAGGTGCATTTTATGGTTTACCCTTTTTAAACTTGTTAATACATTGAGATGCGTGTATAACACAACAGTGACACAATAAAAAAGATATTCATCTAAAGGCAAAAATATGTGATGCTTCTTATTTGCACATACTCTTTGTTACAATTTGCAGTTATTACTTTCTTCtccaaaattaattactaatttgaATATCAGAGAGCTAATACCGAGAACCCTTTTCTTGCCTGATACTAATACTCCTTATATTACAAGACAACAAAAAGTCTTCATTGAATCAGCAGTAGAATCACATTCATAGCTCATTACCTTCACCAATTTTGAATAGGATGATTAGATTTGTCAAAGTTTATAAAATAAGAAAAAGTTCAATAAAAAACAATCTTAAATGGTGAAGTTTAGAGTTTTTAGTTAAGAGCATATTTGaataaatcaaatatatttttttttctctagatAATATGACATATTTgactattttgaaataatttaaaaaataaattattttatgaagtatttaattataatattttatttcataaattattagtaataattaaattatacatctttattgttaaaaaaatataactataagtaaattaaaattcataagttaattaaatattaaataaaaaatataaattaaattaaattaaaacgtataaggtaattaatttattaattaaaattataaataaattatgttaaacatcataattaattaaaatattaaataaaaattatatagggatattaaataaaataataataaataaagatatgaGATTTATAATATAGGTCTAAAATAATCGTAAAAAGTTTTTAATTGGGAAGAGAAcagtaaatttttatattttgatgtAATATTGAAAtgacatattaaaaattattttaaaaaatcattaagtCCTCATCCATGACTTTGCAGGACTAGGtttcttaaaaaatatcttaAGCTCGTCAGCCAATTAAGCTGTCAACGTATGACATCATATGATGGGCCTTATTTTTATTCTTCGCGGGCTTAGGCCCATTTTTGCCCCCTAAATCTCGCTCGACTGCCACCAACGACGTTGCAACGACGGCGGCCGATGGCGATAGGATCGGTCTCCTCTCTCTTCTTCCCAGATCTCCTCTCTGCCTCCCTTTTCATCTTCTCTCTGGTTCGTGTCCTGATCCTCGACTGCCCCCTCCTTTTCAATTCCCCCCTTCACGGTGTAGTTGTGATGGCAGGGGTTGATCTTGGCGCTCGGGTTCGCGGCGTTCTTGCTGGAGCACGTGCGAAGGATCAGTTGCGAGCACTCGTAAGCATCCTCCTCTTCCTCGAACTATTTTCCGTGTTTGTC encodes the following:
- the LOC122040523 gene encoding pentatricopeptide repeat-containing protein At4g11690-like isoform X1 translates to MATARKPFVLLQQLIKTYPIFDPSTSALVLRHLVDYQDPSHDPRPAALYLHHMLRRGLTPHPATFNRLLRRLLLDADLLHTASSLFREARTRMPLDEHSFAVMIRGLCDAGLFDEASILLDEFEAGAEASSVVIYTSLIDGCCKRGSFDAAKRLFDRMKGRGVSPNEFTYTVMISGCFRNGFPTSGFEMYEEMKQSGVCPNLYTYNVLISECCRGQDFCLAFQLFDEMSQKGILPNIVTYNTLIGGFCKQSKVKDAGNLFIKLKADGLRPSLVTYNLLIDGYFKAGQCSKATSLMNQMKKSGCSPSVVTYNVLINGYSRAGDLIGVANAYEDMKLRGLAPTLVTYNILIDAFARANDTERAFQMYESMERAGLKADAYTYAVLIHGLCMQANMKDARKLFDSMNDKGLRPTDATYDMMVYGYGREGSSYKALRLISDMISKGMTPNLASYGLAIRILCKDRKWHEAEILLSKMVTSGLQPNDFVHEALSCGKLRCQ
- the LOC122044351 gene encoding uncharacterized protein LOC122044351, producing MAAAEEIKKKHKHREEQKKKPKSGDGHFKPSADVKGLRFGGQFVVKSFTVRQAAPLELLRLLDIPPSCLAQWPGLPFPSTAAFLPTNFTILAQHAWRTLTLGLGTKKSKVIIFVFESEAMRAAVDPQWPRVLPLGDVNRRLIRGLAGCEMSRFKFRKGSLTFYVYAVRRLGAAGFACADDLRRILEAVVALNDFLDHTAMLALPSQRSITFQNPAAVAH
- the LOC122040523 gene encoding pentatricopeptide repeat-containing protein At4g11690-like isoform X2, whose product is MATARKPFVLLQQLIKTYPIFDPSTSALVLRHLVDYQDPSHDPRPAALYLHHMLRRGLTPHPATFNRLLRRLLLDADLLHTASSLFREARTRMPLDEHSFAVMIRGLCDAGLFDEASILLDEFEAGAEASSVVIYTSLIDGCCKRGSFDAAKRLFDRMKGRGVSPNEFTYTVMISGCFRNGFPTSGFEMYEEMKQSGVCPNLYTYNVLISECCRGQDFCLAFQLFDEMSQKGILPNIVTYNTLIGGFCKQSKGSVRKLQV